The Microbacterium sp. LWH7-1.2 genome window below encodes:
- a CDS encoding winged helix-turn-helix domain-containing protein — MSTTALLDRPATVAPVRHLRAVNHPAAVEAPVAPAPEPAQPGGRALPAGTAPRGFALYVGIDEAKASASGVNLGVLVDALRRTLAELAPSAETYATVALAPVGSGGRDVDVVRLALHEPSAVARTKQEEPEDEEPASGGVVVDISRKRVLIDGESAAFTFKEFELLQYLVLREGRTIERTELVTSLWQGATDDDAPGERTIDVHVRRLRAKLGRYEDIVRTVRGVGYRFDRHADVVIRYGHGTPSPDRF; from the coding sequence ATGTCGACCACCGCCCTCCTCGACCGTCCCGCCACCGTCGCCCCCGTCCGCCACCTCCGCGCCGTGAACCACCCGGCCGCGGTCGAGGCGCCCGTCGCCCCGGCTCCCGAGCCCGCGCAGCCCGGCGGCCGCGCCCTTCCCGCCGGCACCGCGCCGCGCGGCTTCGCCCTCTACGTCGGCATCGACGAGGCCAAGGCCTCCGCTTCCGGCGTCAACCTGGGTGTGCTGGTCGACGCACTCCGCCGCACACTCGCCGAGCTGGCGCCGTCCGCCGAGACCTACGCCACGGTCGCCCTCGCGCCGGTCGGCTCGGGCGGCCGCGACGTCGACGTCGTGCGCCTCGCGCTGCACGAGCCGTCGGCCGTCGCCCGCACCAAGCAGGAGGAGCCCGAGGACGAAGAGCCGGCTTCGGGCGGCGTGGTCGTCGACATCTCGCGCAAGCGCGTTCTCATCGACGGCGAGTCTGCCGCCTTCACCTTCAAGGAGTTCGAGCTGCTGCAGTATCTCGTACTCCGCGAGGGTCGCACGATCGAGCGCACCGAGCTGGTGACCTCGCTCTGGCAGGGCGCGACCGACGACGACGCCCCGGGCGAGCGGACCATCGACGTGCACGTCCGTCGCCTGCGTGCCAAGCTCGGCCGCTACGAGGACATCGTCCGCACCGTGCGCGGCGTCGGGTACCGCTTCGACCGTCACGCCGACGTCGTCATCCGCTACGGCCACGGCACCCCGTCGCCCGACCGCTTCTGA
- a CDS encoding GNAT family N-acetyltransferase — translation MTELRFTKETDASRYTLHRGEDLVSVLDYRDDGRTVAMTRAYTIPSFRGHGYAGELVERAVDELEARGDRKVIPVCWYVADWFDANPSRRGILNPRP, via the coding sequence GTGACCGAGCTCCGCTTCACGAAAGAGACCGACGCCTCGCGGTACACCCTGCACCGCGGCGAGGACCTGGTGAGCGTGCTCGACTATCGCGACGACGGCAGGACCGTGGCCATGACGCGCGCCTACACGATCCCCTCCTTCCGCGGGCACGGGTACGCCGGTGAACTCGTCGAGCGCGCCGTGGACGAGCTCGAGGCGCGCGGCGACCGCAAGGTCATCCCGGTGTGCTGGTACGTCGCGGACTGGTTCGATGCGAACCCCTCGCGTCGCGGCATCCTGAATCCGCGTCCGTAG
- a CDS encoding DUF1622 domain-containing protein: MEEVFTAVAVGFEAIGAAAMMAGFVIALVLGARSLARHEGGQQAFTTLRTTLGGAILLGLEVLVAADLIRTITSKPSLEDAAILGLIVLIRTILSISIQIEIEGTLPWRRALLRSGGQMIGDAVAKDRAAQQATGAGRGPAPADPRTP, translated from the coding sequence ATGGAGGAGGTGTTCACCGCCGTCGCCGTCGGGTTCGAGGCGATCGGCGCCGCCGCCATGATGGCGGGCTTCGTGATCGCGCTCGTGCTCGGGGCCCGATCGCTCGCCCGTCATGAGGGTGGGCAGCAGGCGTTCACGACGCTGCGCACCACCCTCGGCGGGGCGATCCTCCTGGGACTCGAGGTGCTCGTCGCGGCCGACCTGATCCGCACGATCACCTCGAAGCCGTCGCTGGAGGACGCTGCGATCCTCGGGCTCATCGTCCTCATCCGGACCATCCTGTCGATCTCGATCCAGATCGAGATCGAGGGCACCCTGCCGTGGCGTCGGGCCCTCCTGCGCAGCGGCGGTCAGATGATCGGCGACGCCGTGGCCAAGGATCGCGCGGCCCAGCAGGCCACCGGCGCGGGGCGCGGACCCGCTCCCGCGGACCCGCGCACGCCCTGA
- a CDS encoding alpha/beta hydrolase — translation MADVERFAHAGATLVAERRGSGERMYVLIHGIGMGRTVFADLERHLGDGEVIAFDLPGYGEAPEPRRVLTVERTADLVAAYLRARVRAPAVVIGHSMGAQIALEVAARHPAVVDRIVLIGPTVDPSARTAPRQLWRLLRDIAVESPVVIARGAREYVRAGPRLRAKFRSMLRHRPEDVLPHVELPALVLRGQDDLVAPPDWCRRLTDALPDGRLAEVAGHGHETMIRDAAPAARLIREFAGSL, via the coding sequence ATGGCGGACGTCGAGAGATTCGCGCACGCCGGCGCGACGCTCGTCGCGGAGCGCCGCGGAAGCGGCGAGCGGATGTACGTGCTGATCCACGGCATCGGCATGGGCCGCACGGTGTTCGCCGACCTCGAGCGGCATCTGGGCGACGGTGAGGTCATCGCCTTCGACCTGCCGGGCTACGGGGAGGCGCCCGAACCGCGGCGCGTGCTGACGGTCGAGCGCACCGCGGACCTCGTGGCCGCCTACCTCCGGGCTCGCGTGCGCGCGCCCGCCGTCGTCATCGGTCACTCGATGGGCGCGCAGATCGCGCTCGAGGTCGCGGCGCGCCATCCGGCCGTCGTCGACCGCATCGTGCTCATCGGGCCCACCGTCGACCCGTCCGCCCGGACGGCGCCGCGGCAGCTGTGGCGGCTCCTGCGCGACATCGCCGTCGAGAGCCCGGTGGTCATCGCGCGCGGTGCTCGCGAGTACGTGCGTGCGGGGCCGCGCCTGCGTGCGAAGTTCCGCTCGATGCTCAGGCACCGCCCCGAGGATGTGCTGCCGCACGTGGAGCTGCCCGCGCTGGTGCTCCGCGGCCAGGACGATCTCGTCGCCCCACCGGACTGGTGCCGTCGGCTCACGGACGCCCTGCCCGACGGCCGGCTCGCTGAGGTGGCGGGGCATGGCCACGAGACGATGATCCGGGATGCCGCACCCGCCGCGCGGCTCATCCGCGAGTTCGCCGGATCGCTGTGA